The region GGCGATGGTCGCCGCCCTGCTCGGCGACACTCCGAGCCGCCTGTTCGACGTGCCGCGCATCCGCGACGTCGAGATCGTCAAGGGTCTGCTCGAACTGCACGGGGTCCGGGTCTCGGACGGCGCCGAGAACGGCGAGCTCGTCTTCGACCCGGCGAACGTGGAGAGCGCCACCACGGACGAGATCAACGTGCACGCCGGGTCGAGCCGGATCCCGATCCTGTTCTGCGGGCCCCTGCTGCACCGGCTCGGGCACGCGTTCATCCCCGACCTCGGCGGCTGCCACATCGGTCCCCGACCGATCGACTTCCACATCCAGGCGCTGCGGCAGTTCGGCGCGGTCGTGGACAAGACGCCGGAGGGCATGCACCTCACCGCGCCGAGCGGCCTGCACGGCACCAAGTTCGAGCTGCCGTACCCGAGTGTCGGTGCGACCGAGCAGGTGCTGCTCACCGCCGTGATGGCCGAGGGCGTCACCGAGCTGCGCAACGCGGCGGTGGAGCCGGAGATCATCGACCTGATCGCGATCCTCCAGAAGATGGGCGCGATCATCAAGGTGCACACCGACCGGGTGATCGAGATCCAGGGGGTGTCGCGCCTGACGGGCTACACCCACCGGCCGATCCCGGACCGGATCGAGGCGGCGAGCTGGGCGGCGGCGGCGCTGGCCACCGGCGGTGACGTCGAGGTGCTCGGGGCCGAGCAGGTCGACATGATGACCTTCCTGAACGTGTTCCGCTCGGTCGGCGGCGCGTACGAGGTGACCGACGCCCGCCCGCCGCGACTCGGCTCGGAGGGCCAGGAGGGCGGCATCCGGTTCTGGCACCCGGGCGGCGAGTTGCAGGCGGTGGCCCTGGAGACCGACGTCCACCCCGGCTTCATGACCGACTGGCAGCAGCCCCTGGTGGTCGCGCTGACCCAGGCCCGGGGCCTGTCGATCGTGCACGAGACCGTGTACGAGCAGCGGCTGGGCTACACCGAGGCGCTGAACAAGATGGGCGCCACCATCCAGGTCTACCGCGACTGCCTCGGCGGCACCCCGTGCCGGTTCGGCCGGCGCAACTTCAAGCACTCCGCGGTGATCGCCGGCCCGAGCAAGCTGCACGCCGCCGACCTGGTCATCCCGGACCTGCGGGCCGGGTTCAGCCACCTGATCGCCGCACTGGCCGCCGAGGGCACCTCCCGGGTGTACGGCGTCGACCTGATCAACCGCGGGTACGAGGACTTCGAGGCGAAGCTCTCCGCCCTCGGCGCCCACGCGGAACGACCGTAACGTCCGTATCGCGTCGTGGCTGACGCCCTCCGCACACCGTGATGTGTGGAAGGCGTCAGCCGCCCGCTACCCTTCATCCGTGCCGTCGTTGTTTCGCCGTAAGTCCACCGACCTTGTCGAGGAGAACGTCACCGCGGTGACGTCCGACGAGGCGACCGATGCCGCCCGCCCCCGGGGTTACACACCCAGCAAGAAGGAACTCGGCGTGCAGACGCCGAAGCGCCCGACCGCGGGGCGTCGACCGGGTGCGGTGGAAACCCGCCCACCGGCGAACAAGCAGGAGGCGCGCGAGCGTCGCCGGGTCGCCCGCGCCGAGGCGGCGGCCGAGTTCCGGCGCGAGGGCGGACCCCGCGACCGGGGGCCGGAGCGGATGCTGGCCCGGGACGTGGTCGACTCCCGTCGTACGGTCGGCACCTGGTTCTTCGGTGGCGCCCTGATCGTGCTGATCGGTTCGTCGGGCGCGATGCCGCCGGTCGTACGGCTGGTCTCGAACCTGCTCTGGGGCGCGCTCGCCATCGGTCTGGTGATCGACTCGATCCTGATCTCCGGGAAGATCCGGCGGCTGGTCCGCGAGCGGTTCCCCAAGACCCAGTTGCGGATGGGCTCGCTCTACCTCTACGCGATCATGCGCTCGATCACCTTCCGCCGGATGCGAGCGCCGATCCCCCGGGTCAACATCGGCGACAAGATCTAGCCTCGCTTCCCGGCTCACGCGAGCAGGCGGCTCACGCGAGCAGGCGGCTCACGCGAGCAGGCGGCTCAGGCGACGCCGAGCAGGCGGAGCGCCGCCGTGGTGCCGGCGGCGGCGACCACCACCAGCACGAACGGCGCCCGCCGGACGGCCAGGACCAGCCCGACCAGTACGCCGGCCGGGCGGGCCACCCCGGCGAAGGCACCGCCCTCGGTGAGCGCCGCCGTGGCGGCCAGTGCGGCGAGCATGGTGGCGGCGGCGATCGGCAGCAGCCGGGCCAGCCAGTCCGGCAGGTCAACCCGTTCCCGCAGCACCACACCGGCCAGCCGGAAGGCGTACGTGCCGACGGCCAGGGCCAGGATCACCGCGATCAGCACGGCCGTACCGGCTTGTTCCGGGGCAGCGCGAGTACGCCGAGCCCGCCGAGTGCCAGCAGCACCGGCAGACCGGCCGGCAGGACCGGGGTCAGTGCCACGGCGGCGAGTGCGCCGACCACCGCGACCCGGCGGGTGTCCGGGTCCCGCAGGACGGGCAGCAGCAGGGCGAGCAGACCGGCCGGGAAGGCCGCGTCCAGACCGAGCCGGTTCGGGTCACCGGCGAACCCGCCGAGCAGTACGCCGAGCACGGTGCCGGCGTTCCAGGCCAGGAAGAGCAGCACCCCGGCCAGCCAGTACGCGCGCCGCCGGGCGGCACCCTCGGGCTGGCCGAGCGCGAAGGCGGTGGTCTCGTCGGTCATCAGGTGGGCGCCGAGGAGTCGGGCCCGCCAACCGGTGCCGAGGGTGTCGCCGAGGGTGAGCCCGAACGGCAGGTGCCGGGCGTTGAGCAGCAGCCCGGCGAGCACCGCGGCGAGCGGGTTGCCGGCGGCGACCAGCCCGACGGCCATGAACTGCGCCCCGCCCGCGTAGAGCACGGCGGACATCGCGACGACCGCCCAGATCGGCAGCCCGGCGGCGACCGCGATGGCGCCGAAGGAGGCGCCGACCGCGATGATCGCCACGCTGAGCGCGCCGATGTCGCGCAGCAGGGCTCGGTCGGTTGTTCGGTCTACCGTACGCATGGTTCAGAATAATGAACGCCGTGAACCGCGTTCGTCAAACCGAACAGACAGTCCGATGGAGTGAACATGTCGTCACCGTCACCGCCCGGCTCGCCCGTGGCCACCATCGCCGCCGCCCTGCGCAGGGAACGCGAACGGGCCGGCATCTCGCTCACCGAACTGGCCCGCCGGGCCGGCATCGCCAAGTCGACCCTCTCCCAGCTCGAAGCCGGCACCGGCAACCCCAGCGTGGAAACCGTCTGGGCGCTCGGCGTGGCGTTGGGGGTGCCGTTCAGCCGGCTGGTCGAGGAACCCGCCCCGGCGGTACGGGTCATCCGCGCCGGCCACGGCAGCGCGCTCCGCTCCGACCAGGCCGACCTCACCGCCGCCCTGCTCGCCGCGGGCGCGCCGCACAGCCGCCGCGACATCTACCTGCTCGCCCTCGAACCCGGTGCGGTACGCGACGCCACCGCACACATCCCCGGCAGCATCGAGCACCTGGTCGTCGGCGCCGGGCGGCTGCGTACGGGACCGGCGTCGGCACCGGTGGAACTCGAACCGGGCGACTATGCCGCCTTTCCCGGCGACGTACCGCACCGCTACGAGGCGCTCGCCCCGGGCACCTTCGCCGTGCTGGTCATGGAGCACCCGTGAGATCGACACGCGGCGCCGACTGCGGCGGGACGACACCGGCCGGCGCCGGGGTCTGGTAGAGGCGGCGGACGACATCCTCGATGTCCGGCTCGACGATCGCCAGGTCGCGCAGGGTCGCCAACCCGGCCAGCCGGGCCACCACCTCGGCCGCGGTGGCCGACTCCAGTTCGAAGACCAGACGCCGGCCGTCCGCCTCGATCCGCCGCACCGGCGCGCCCGGCAGCACTGGCGGATCGGCCAGCGGTTCGTCCAGGTCGACCACGACCAGGCGGCGGGAACCGTACCGGGCGTGCAGCGCGTCGATGCCGCCGTCGTGCACCACCCGACCGTGATCGATCACCACCAGCCGCCGGCAGAGCCGTTCGATGTCGGCCAGGTCGTGCGTGGTCAGCAGCAGGGTGGTGTCGCCGGCCCGACCCAACTCGCCCAGGAACTCCCGGACCGCCTGCTTGCTCACCAGGTCCAGCCCGATCGTCGGCTCGTCCAGGAACAGCACCTCCGGCCCGTGCAGCAGCGCGGCGGTCAGCTCACCGCGCATCCGCTGGCCGAGGGAGAGCTGGCGGACCGGGGTGTCCAGGAACTCGTCCAGGTCGAGCAGGGTCCGGCAGCGGCGCAGCCGGGCGGCGTGCTCGGCGGCCGGCACCCGGTAGATGTGCCGCAGCAGGTCGAACGACTCCCGCAGCGGCAGGTCCCACCAGAGCTGGGAGCGCTGGCCGAACACCACGCCGATCCGCAGCGCCAACCGGGTCCGCTGGGTCACCGGGGTCAGCCCGCAGACGCGTACCTCGCCGCCGGAGGGCATCAGCACACCGGTGAGCATCTTCAGGGTGGTGGACTTGCCGGCGCCGTTCGGTCCGATGTAGCCGACCATCTCGCCCCGGGCCACCGCCAGGTCCACCCCGTCGACCGCGGTGACGACCTTCTTCGTCCGGCGCAACCGGCCGGCCTTCACCCGTACGGTGAACTCCTTGCGCAGTCCGCGCGCTTCGATGACGTCGCTCATGACCCCGTACTCCGGTAGTGTCTGATGCCGGTCCGCCAAGCGGCGGCGGCGCCGACGGCGGCCAGCCCCGCGACGCCCGGCGCGGCCCACCCGACCCAGCCCGGCAGGCCGAGCGGGTCGGCTCGGCCGAGCAGCGCCAGCGCCGGGTGATAGGCCACGAAGGCAAACCCCAGGCCGTACGCGAAAATCGCGCGGAACCATCCACCGTAGACGGTTATCGGGTACGCGGTGAAGTCCCGACCACCGTAGGTGAACGCGTTGCCGACCTCGCCCGAGTCGATCCAATAGAACGCGAGCGTGGCCGAGGCGACGAAGATCGAGCCGAAGAAGACCGCCCCGGCCAGCGGGGCGACGACCACCAGCAGCACCCGTGCCGGGGTCCAGTCGACATCGGCCGCGACCAGCGCCACGACCAGCACGGCGAGCCCGAACACCGCCCGGGACACCTTGCGCAGCGGCAGATCCATCAGCAACAGTTGCGGCAGCGCGCCGAGCGGGCGGACCAGCACGGCGTCCATCAGCCCGGTCCGGACGTAGGTCCGGACCCGTTCGATGTTGCCGACGGCCAGGTCGGCGGTAGCGAAGGAGCAGGCGGACAGGCCCACCATCACCATCGCCTCGCGTACGTCGAAGCCGCCGAGGGTACGGGTCACCTGGAACAGCACCAGCACCGTGGCCACGTCGAAGACGGTGGCGCCGACGTTGCCGACCAGGTCGACGACGAACGAAGTCCGGTACGACGCCTGCGACCGCGCCTGCCCGCGCAGCAGCGCCAGGTAGCCGACCCCCGGCCCAGCCTGCTCCTGCCGCTCAGCCACCCTGCACCACCAGCCGCCGCTCGGCCCGCCGCTGCACCAGGTGGCAGGCGAACAGGAGCAGCACCGCCCAGACCACCTGTACGCCGACCAGCCCGGCCTGCACCGGCAGCCGGTCGCGTTCCACCACCACGTCGAGCGGGGTCTGCATCAGACTCGGGAACGGGGTGGCCAGCCAGAGCGACACGCTGGCCCAGTCCGGCAGAAAGCGCAGCGGGAAGTAGAGCCCGGCGAGGACGCCGGAGTAGAGGGTCCAGAGCAGCAGCGGCCCGCGCGCGTCCGCCAGCCAGTACGTCGTGGCGTTGACCAGGTAACGGCAGCCGAACGAGGCGACCACGGCGAGGACCGCCGAGGCCAGGAAGAGCGGGGCGGTCTGCCACCGGGTCGGCAGGTAGACGTCGAAGAAGATCGGACCGGTGAGTACCGGCGGGACGAAGCGGGTCAGCATCGCGTACGCCGCCCGCCCGAGGTCGGTGGCGAGGTAGCCG is a window of Micromonospora sp. NBC_01699 DNA encoding:
- the murA gene encoding UDP-N-acetylglucosamine 1-carboxyvinyltransferase translates to MTDDVLVVHGGTPLSGKIRVRGAKNLVSKAMVAALLGDTPSRLFDVPRIRDVEIVKGLLELHGVRVSDGAENGELVFDPANVESATTDEINVHAGSSRIPILFCGPLLHRLGHAFIPDLGGCHIGPRPIDFHIQALRQFGAVVDKTPEGMHLTAPSGLHGTKFELPYPSVGATEQVLLTAVMAEGVTELRNAAVEPEIIDLIAILQKMGAIIKVHTDRVIEIQGVSRLTGYTHRPIPDRIEAASWAAAALATGGDVEVLGAEQVDMMTFLNVFRSVGGAYEVTDARPPRLGSEGQEGGIRFWHPGGELQAVALETDVHPGFMTDWQQPLVVALTQARGLSIVHETVYEQRLGYTEALNKMGATIQVYRDCLGGTPCRFGRRNFKHSAVIAGPSKLHAADLVIPDLRAGFSHLIAALAAEGTSRVYGVDLINRGYEDFEAKLSALGAHAERP
- a CDS encoding DUF3043 domain-containing protein, whose amino-acid sequence is MPSLFRRKSTDLVEENVTAVTSDEATDAARPRGYTPSKKELGVQTPKRPTAGRRPGAVETRPPANKQEARERRRVARAEAAAEFRREGGPRDRGPERMLARDVVDSRRTVGTWFFGGALIVLIGSSGAMPPVVRLVSNLLWGALAIGLVIDSILISGKIRRLVRERFPKTQLRMGSLYLYAIMRSITFRRMRAPIPRVNIGDKI
- a CDS encoding AzlD domain-containing protein; this translates as MLIAVILALAVGTYAFRLAGVVLRERVDLPDWLARLLPIAAATMLAALAATAALTEGGAFAGVARPAGVLVGLVLAVRRAPFVLVVVAAAGTTAALRLLGVA
- a CDS encoding AzlC family ABC transporter permease; this encodes MRTVDRTTDRALLRDIGALSVAIIAVGASFGAIAVAAGLPIWAVVAMSAVLYAGGAQFMAVGLVAAGNPLAAVLAGLLLNARHLPFGLTLGDTLGTGWRARLLGAHLMTDETTAFALGQPEGAARRRAYWLAGVLLFLAWNAGTVLGVLLGGFAGDPNRLGLDAAFPAGLLALLLPVLRDPDTRRVAVVGALAAVALTPVLPAGLPVLLALGGLGVLALPRNKPVRPC
- a CDS encoding helix-turn-helix domain-containing protein; amino-acid sequence: MSSPSPPGSPVATIAAALRRERERAGISLTELARRAGIAKSTLSQLEAGTGNPSVETVWALGVALGVPFSRLVEEPAPAVRVIRAGHGSALRSDQADLTAALLAAGAPHSRRDIYLLALEPGAVRDATAHIPGSIEHLVVGAGRLRTGPASAPVELEPGDYAAFPGDVPHRYEALAPGTFAVLVMEHP
- a CDS encoding ABC transporter ATP-binding protein is translated as MSDVIEARGLRKEFTVRVKAGRLRRTKKVVTAVDGVDLAVARGEMVGYIGPNGAGKSTTLKMLTGVLMPSGGEVRVCGLTPVTQRTRLALRIGVVFGQRSQLWWDLPLRESFDLLRHIYRVPAAEHAARLRRCRTLLDLDEFLDTPVRQLSLGQRMRGELTAALLHGPEVLFLDEPTIGLDLVSKQAVREFLGELGRAGDTTLLLTTHDLADIERLCRRLVVIDHGRVVHDGGIDALHARYGSRRLVVVDLDEPLADPPVLPGAPVRRIEADGRRLVFELESATAAEVVARLAGLATLRDLAIVEPDIEDVVRRLYQTPAPAGVVPPQSAPRVDLTGAP
- a CDS encoding ABC transporter permease, whose protein sequence is MAERQEQAGPGVGYLALLRGQARSQASYRTSFVVDLVGNVGATVFDVATVLVLFQVTRTLGGFDVREAMVMVGLSACSFATADLAVGNIERVRTYVRTGLMDAVLVRPLGALPQLLLMDLPLRKVSRAVFGLAVLVVALVAADVDWTPARVLLVVVAPLAGAVFFGSIFVASATLAFYWIDSGEVGNAFTYGGRDFTAYPITVYGGWFRAIFAYGLGFAFVAYHPALALLGRADPLGLPGWVGWAAPGVAGLAAVGAAAAWRTGIRHYRSTGS
- a CDS encoding ABC transporter permease yields the protein MATGAGGRAAGYDPAQLATFVWVGQGLLAVVGLWGWTDLADRIRTGDIATDLLRPVHPVVGYLATDLGRAAYAMLTRFVPPVLTGPIFFDVYLPTRWQTAPLFLASAVLAVVASFGCRYLVNATTYWLADARGPLLLWTLYSGVLAGLYFPLRFLPDWASVSLWLATPFPSLMQTPLDVVVERDRLPVQAGLVGVQVVWAVLLLFACHLVQRRAERRLVVQGG